A DNA window from Hordeum vulgare subsp. vulgare chromosome 1H, MorexV3_pseudomolecules_assembly, whole genome shotgun sequence contains the following coding sequences:
- the LOC123451814 gene encoding glucose-1-phosphate adenylyltransferase large subunit 1, chloroplastic/amyloplastic, which translates to MSSMQFSSVLPLEGKACVSPVRREGSACERLKIGDSSSIRHERASRRMCNGGARGPAATGAQCVLTSDASPADTLVLRTSFRRNYADPNEVAAVILGGGTGTQLFPLTSTRATPAVPIGGCYRLIDIPMSNCFNSGINKIFVMTQFNSASLNRHIHRTYLGGGINFTDGSVEVLAATQMPGEAAGWFRGTADAVRKFIWVLEDYYKHKSIEHILILSGDQLYRMDYMELVQKHVDDNADITLSCAPVGESRASEYGLVKFDSSGRVIQFSEKPKGDDLEAMKVDTSFLNFAIDDPAKYPYIASMGVYVFKRDVLLNLLKSRYAELHDFGSEILPRALHDHNVQAYVFTDYWEDIGTIRSFFDANMALCEQPPKFEFYDPKTPFFTSPRYLPPTKSDKCRIKEAIISHGCFLRECKIEHSIIGVRSRLNSGSELKNAMMMGADSYETEDEISRLMSEGKVPIGVGENTKISNCIIDMNARIGRDVVISNKEGVQEADRPEEGYYIRSGIVVIQKNATIKDGTVV; encoded by the exons ATGTCATCGATGCAGTTCAGCAGCGTGCTGCCCCTGGAGGGCAAGGCGTGCGTTTCCCCAGTCAGGAGAGAGGGATCGGCCTGCGAGCGCCTCAAGATCGGGGACAGCAGCAGCATCAGGCACGAGAGAGCGTCCAGGAGGATGTGCAACGGCGGCGCCAGGGGCCCCGCCGCCACCGGTGCGCAGTGCGTGCTCACCTCCGACGCCAGCCCGGCCGACACCCTT GTTCTCCGGACGTCCTTCCGGAGGAATTACGCCGATCCGAACGAGGTCGCGGCCGTCATACTCGGCGGCGGCACCGGGACTCAGCTCTTCCCGCTCACAAGCACAAGGGCCACACCTGCT GTTCCTATTGGAGGATGTTACAGGCTCATCGATATTCCCATGAGCAACTGCTTCAACAGTGGCATCAACAAGATATTCGTCATGACCCAGTTCAACTCGGCATCTCTCAATCGCCACATTCACCGCACCTACCTCGGCGGGGGAATCAATTTCACTGATGGATCTGTTGAG GTATTGGCCGCGACACAAATGCCTGGGGAGGCTGCTGGATGGTTCCGCGGAACAGCGGATGCCGTCAGAAAATTTATCTGGGTGCTTGAG GACTACTATAAGCATAAATCCATAGAGCACATTTTGATCTTGTCGGGCGATCAGCTTTATCGCATGGATTACATGGAGCTTGTGCAG AAACATGTGGATGACAATGCTGACATTACTTTATCATGTGCCCCTGTTGGAGAGAG CCGGGCATCTGAGTACGGGCTAGTGAAGTTCGACAGTTCAGGCCGTGTGATCCAGTTTTCTGAGAAGCCAAAGGGCGACGATCTGGAAGCGATG AAAGTGGATACCAGTTTTCTCAATTTCGCCATAGACGACCCTGCTAAATATCCATACATTGCTTCGATGGGAGTTTATGTCTTCAAGAGAGATGTTCTGCTGAACCTTCTAAA GTCAAGATACGCAGAACTACATGACTTTGGGTCTGAAATCCTCCCGAGAGCTCTGCATGATCACAATGTACAG GCATATGTCTTCACTGACTACTGGGAGGACATTGGAACAATCAGATCCTTCTTCGATGCGAACATGGCCCTCTGCGAACAG CCTCCAAAGTTTGAATTTTATGATCCAAAAACCCCCTTCTTCACTTCGCCTCGGTACTTACCGCCAACAAAGTCAGACAAGTGCAGG ATCAAAGAAGCGATCATTTCGCACGGCTGCTTCTTGCGTGAATGCAAAATCGAGCACTCCATCATCGGCGTTCGTTCACGCCTAAACTCCGGAAGCGAGCTCAAG AACGCGATGATGATGGGCGCGGACTCGTACGAGACCGAGGACGAGATCTCGAGGCTGATGTCTGAGGGCAAGGTTCCCATCggcgtcggggagaacacaaagaTCAG CAACTGCATCATCGACATGAACGCGAGGATAGGAAGGGACGTGGTCATCTCAAACAAGGAG GGGGTGCAAGAAGCCGACAGGCCGGAGGAAGGGTACTACATCAGGTCCGGGATCGTGGTGATCCAGAAGAACGCGACCATCAAGGACGGCACCGTCGTGTAG